One part of the Lotus japonicus ecotype B-129 chromosome 2, LjGifu_v1.2 genome encodes these proteins:
- the LOC130738483 gene encoding uncharacterized protein LOC130738483: MSLMIIKRGIPEVFRGTISEEIKGAKDFLAEIEKRFAKSDKAETSTLLQNLISMKYQGKGNIREYIMGMSNIASKLKALKLELSDDLLIHLVLLSLPAQFSQFKISYNCQKEKWSLNEFISFCVQEEERLKQERKESAHFVSTSKDKGKRKKTVEPKNEAADAPAQKKQKEDDTCYFCNVSGHMKKKCTKYHAWRARKGLPKLPEAK, translated from the exons ATGAGTCTTATGATCATTAAGCGCGGCATTCCTGAGGTCTTTAGGGGTACTATCTCGGAAGAGATAAAAGGTGCCAAAGATTTCCTTGCTGAAATTGAAAAGCGCTTTGCAAAAAGCGATAAGGCGGAAACAAGTACTCttcttcagaacttgatttcCATGAAATATCAGGGCAAAGGAAATATAAGGGAATACATTATGGGCATGTCAAATATTGCTTCAAAACTTAAGGCGCTAAAGCTTGAGCTGTCGGATGACTTGCTCATTCATTTAGTATTGCTTTCTCTTCCTGCACAATTCAGTCAGTTTAAGATATCTTATAACTGTCAAAAGGAGAAATGGTCTCTTAACGAGTTCATTTCATTTTGTGTGcaagaagaggaaaggttgaagcaagaaagaaaagaaagtgcTCATTTTGTTAGCACCTCTAAAGACAagggcaaaagaaagaaaactgttGAGCCCAAGAATGAAGCTGCTGATGCTCCagcacaaaagaaacagaaagaggATGATACCTGTTACTTTTGCAATGTGTCTGggcatatgaaaaagaaatgtaCTAAATATCACGCTTGGCGTGCAAGGAAAG GGTTGCCTAAGCTACCGGAAGCCAAATGA